AATGATATGAAGACTGTCAGGATCTGCTCTATCCATATCCGTGACAAATTCGCGGTATTCGCGGGCATAATGTTGAACATTCTCCACAAATTGTAGATGCCGTTCAAATCCTGTCCCAGCAAAAACCTCAAGAAGGTGCTGGACAATCGCGACGGGTGAGATACGCGTGGCGGAACGCGCCAGTTGAATTTGGGCGTGCTGCTGGTCTAAGTGTTTTTGGCTCAAACGTTCCCGCTGTGCGGCTTCATTGGTGACATACTCACCTCCTAACTGTATTTTTTTCACTGAAAGCTCATGTGTGTTTTGCAAGCGAGCCTCGTATTCACTCTTGAGTTCATTATGCAGTTGCTTTCGGCGTTCATAGAATTCGTCGTCAGTCATCGGGTTTGAAAATCCGCTTGCAATGGAGGCGAGTGTACTTGGCATAAAAACGACAAAAGTAACCCACATCAATAGGAGTACCACAAGACTCGCAGCGTTTTGCTGTACACGCGACGACACTAACAAACCCAACGCAAGAAATAGACACAGGTACAGAAGCGCAATAAGAAAAATGATGCCTAAACGACTCCATGCCTCGGTACCGAGTTGAACATCGTCGGACGTGGAAACCAACAACAGATTTATCAATACAGCAAGCGTAAACGGAACGCCAATACTTATCAATGCGCCTAAAAACTTGCCAATCAGCACGGTGTGGCGCGGAACTGGGTTCGCCAATGTTAAACGTAATGTTCCTTGCCCTCGCTCGCCGGAAATCGAATCGAAGGTGAACAGGATAGCGATGAGACTCAAGACGTATCCGATCACAAATATCCAATCTACTTTGATAGTGTCTGGACGGATATTTCTTGAATTGAGCGTCGCGGGTCGATATAACAGCTGCCAGAAACCTCTTAAGTCATCGGTGATCCAATAGACAAACCCACCATTGACCCTACCTGACAAAAAGACATCGCCGCCCTCTGCACAGAAATGGAGTGGAGCCGGCTTTTTGTAAAGATTTCCGGGACCCCATTGCGCAATCTCATATAAATCCGTTCGAGATTTTAAGTGATTCAGCGATCTTGTGACGGCATCGTGGTATTTCTGCATCCGCACGGGGTGTTCCCGGAGATTTACAACCGCATTGGTTAGCATTAAACCCAAAAGCAACACTGTCGCAAGTGCAAACCTGAGGCTATTCAGATTGTCGTAAATTTCCCGTTTCGCAATATGCCACATAAGTAACCAGTAACCAGTTAACAGTTTTCAGTTAAAGAGGTGTCTGGTAACAATCGACCCCAGTTTGCAATACTCCAAGCAACAAGTGAATTGTTACAGAATGCCTCTTAACTGACCACTGGTAACTGACAACTATTTTATACTTCACTCCTTTGGAAAACCAGATATATCCCTACGAACAGAACGAGGTTGATTATCACCAGTAGACAGATATCCGGCAGTGCTCGCGCTGCATTTACGCTGATATCGCTTCTCTGAAAAGAAAACTGAGGTAAATTCTTCCAGTCCACCGCGCCCCTGTCTGCAGAAAACCATTGTCGAGACCCAAATACCTTTTCATCGTAGTAATAATCAATTAAGGTCCGTCGGTACCTTCGTGCTGCCTCGAAAAAATCTTTGAGTCCGAGTAGACCTGTTCCTGCCCAAGCTTGTGTTGCAGCATCGTACATCCCAACTGGCGAGAACCGCAAAAGGATTCGATCAACTTGTGCCGGCTGAAAGAAGACGGTTTCGAGTGTTGGTCTTCGGACAAGCGATGCCTGTTCAGCGGTATCAACGATCTGCGCTCCGAGGAAGCGGTAATAGTTTTGCGCGTGCGGCACCTGAGGTTCGGATTCCTCTCTAAGCTTCTCAATGTGTGAACCAGCCAAGTAGTGATACTCGAGTATTGATGAATTTTCATAAAAGTAGGCATAGTTGAAATCGGATCCCCCTTGCGTGCCGAAATTCGGGTCCTCGCCTCTCATACCGAAATGTGGATCTTCGCCGGGAACGGCATCATTCGCGAGGAAATGTTTTCGTTCTCTGTCGAATTCCTCCCATATCTGTTTAATTTGGTCAAAAGCGGATACCATACGTGCTTGTGAGGCGTGTGGGGGTGCAATCGCGGTAAGAATCACATTCGGATACACCAACACCCAAAACCCCCAAACAAACATAGCAAGCATCAATGCGGTGCCGGTTCTGCGGGTTGCTGCGGAGATTAGCAGGCCGATGCAGTAGAATACCGAGAGATACACAATTGAAGCAAAAACAATTCCACTGATACGGAGAAAATCACCGATGCTCAGAGAAATAACGGTAGAGGTTGTCAGCAAAATCACGGCAAGGATCAGACTCATCAGCAGCGGCACCAACAGACATAGCATGGCACTGATGTATTTCGCAAACAGGATTTGACCCCGACTCACGGGATGCGTTAGGACCAAACGCAAGGTGCCACGCTCGCGTTCCCCTGCCAAAGCATCGTAAGCAAAGATTAGTGCCATTAGACTCAGAACCACTTCAAAGATAAACACAATATCAATAGAAGAAAAGAGGTTGAGAAGTGAACTCGTCCCGTACATTTTAGCATCCCAGAGCGTCGGCACAAAACCGTGAGTTACCCAAATTTCGTTCCCCAACCGTTTATCCAACCCGACATTGAAAATACTCAACGGATTCGGCGGACGGAAGAGGTCTAATGCTCCCGCCGAATAGGTTTTCCTTTCCTGCAGTTGCTGATCATGCGCTTTGAGAGCAGTGTTGTAACCCTCCAACCGTCTTTCATAATCTTTGATGAGTACAGCGGTATTCGCCACCACAAGCAGCAACATAATGAAAACCGCTGCAGCAAATCGAAATGTCATCAGGTTGTCGAGGAGTTCCCTGCCAATGAGTGTTTTAAGCA
The DNA window shown above is from Candidatus Poribacteria bacterium and carries:
- a CDS encoding ABC transporter permease subunit — translated: MLKTLIGRELLDNLMTFRFAAAVFIMLLLVVANTAVLIKDYERRLEGYNTALKAHDQQLQERKTYSAGALDLFRPPNPLSIFNVGLDKRLGNEIWVTHGFVPTLWDAKMYGTSSLLNLFSSIDIVFIFEVVLSLMALIFAYDALAGERERGTLRLVLTHPVSRGQILFAKYISAMLCLLVPLLMSLILAVILLTTSTVISLSIGDFLRISGIVFASIVYLSVFYCIGLLISAATRRTGTALMLAMFVWGFWVLVYPNVILTAIAPPHASQARMVSAFDQIKQIWEEFDRERKHFLANDAVPGEDPHFGMRGEDPNFGTQGGSDFNYAYFYENSSILEYHYLAGSHIEKLREESEPQVPHAQNYYRFLGAQIVDTAEQASLVRRPTLETVFFQPAQVDRILLRFSPVGMYDAATQAWAGTGLLGLKDFFEAARRYRRTLIDYYYDEKVFGSRQWFSADRGAVDWKNLPQFSFQRSDISVNAARALPDICLLVIINLVLFVGIYLVFQRSEV
- a CDS encoding ABC transporter permease subunit, with protein sequence MWHIAKREIYDNLNSLRFALATVLLLGLMLTNAVVNLREHPVRMQKYHDAVTRSLNHLKSRTDLYEIAQWGPGNLYKKPAPLHFCAEGGDVFLSGRVNGGFVYWITDDLRGFWQLLYRPATLNSRNIRPDTIKVDWIFVIGYVLSLIAILFTFDSISGERGQGTLRLTLANPVPRHTVLIGKFLGALISIGVPFTLAVLINLLLVSTSDDVQLGTEAWSRLGIIFLIALLYLCLFLALGLLVSSRVQQNAASLVVLLLMWVTFVVFMPSTLASIASGFSNPMTDDEFYERRKQLHNELKSEYEARLQNTHELSVKKIQLGGEYVTNEAAQRERLSQKHLDQQHAQIQLARSATRISPVAIVQHLLEVFAGTGFERHLQFVENVQHYAREYREFVTDMDRADPDSLHIIGIRKGMSKKPISPESIPIFEDTLSLTRDFNTAATDLLLLILFFVVLLSGAYLAFVRVEI